A window of the Gordonia humi genome harbors these coding sequences:
- a CDS encoding class I SAM-dependent RNA methyltransferase — MSDLDLDVTGYANGGAGVARHDGRVIFVAGALPGERVRAHIVDDRKASFARAVVAEVLDASAHRVAAACPAAAAGAGCCDLSFVEPAYARELAAGALGDVLARIGGFGVDAPAAPAVETLGDQSTRWRVRTRLAVGADGAVGLRAHRSSTLVTQPCAAPVDGLLDGLTDLGAAPGSELVLAADADGLRHAVELAPPAGGGRRTDRRGRAQRARAHTTRRRTVRTLAGDDRVEHRVGARSWSVPVTGFWQAHREAPAVYSRTAADLLARVGVTGDVRVWDLFGGAGVFTAALCDADRGFTVTAADIVDTDPDALAAAEHTLADVPVAVHRGDVAALVAGLDRPDVVIADPPRSGDGAEVVDAVVAAEPSAVVQVGCDAASFARDLGRFAAQGYRVRAWRGFDAFPMTHHVEAMAVLTR, encoded by the coding sequence GAGCGGGTCCGCGCACACATCGTCGACGACCGGAAGGCCTCGTTCGCCCGTGCCGTCGTCGCGGAGGTGCTCGACGCCAGCGCGCACCGGGTGGCCGCGGCGTGCCCGGCGGCCGCGGCGGGCGCGGGCTGCTGCGACCTGTCGTTCGTCGAGCCTGCGTACGCCCGGGAACTGGCCGCCGGCGCGCTCGGCGACGTGCTGGCGCGGATCGGCGGCTTCGGTGTCGACGCCCCCGCGGCACCGGCGGTGGAGACGCTCGGCGACCAGTCGACCCGGTGGCGGGTCCGGACCCGACTGGCCGTGGGAGCCGACGGCGCGGTCGGGCTGCGCGCTCACCGATCGTCGACGCTGGTGACGCAGCCGTGCGCGGCTCCGGTGGACGGGCTGCTCGACGGTCTGACCGACCTCGGTGCCGCACCCGGCTCCGAACTGGTGCTGGCCGCGGACGCCGACGGACTCCGTCACGCCGTCGAGCTCGCACCGCCCGCGGGCGGCGGTCGCCGCACGGACCGGCGGGGTCGCGCCCAGCGGGCCCGTGCCCACACCACGCGGAGGCGCACGGTGCGGACGCTGGCCGGCGACGACCGGGTCGAGCACCGGGTCGGCGCTCGCTCGTGGTCGGTTCCGGTGACCGGCTTCTGGCAGGCGCACCGCGAGGCGCCCGCGGTCTACTCGCGGACCGCGGCGGACCTGCTCGCTCGCGTCGGTGTGACCGGCGACGTCCGCGTCTGGGATCTGTTCGGCGGCGCCGGGGTGTTCACCGCCGCTTTGTGCGACGCCGACCGCGGCTTCACCGTGACGGCCGCCGACATCGTCGATACCGATCCGGACGCGCTCGCCGCCGCCGAACACACCCTCGCCGACGTCCCGGTCGCCGTGCATCGCGGCGATGTCGCGGCCCTCGTCGCCGGACTCGATCGTCCCGACGTGGTGATCGCCGATCCGCCGCGATCCGGCGACGGCGCCGAGGTGGTGGACGCCGTCGTCGCCGCGGAGCCCTCGGCCGTCGTGCAGGTCGGTTGCGACGCGGCGTCGTTCGCCCGCGACCTGGGGCGGTTCGCCGCGCAGGGCTATCGGGTCCGGGCCTGGCGCGGGTTCGACGCGTTCCCGATGACCCATCACGTGGAGGCGATGGCGGTGCTCACCCGGTGA